In Arachis hypogaea cultivar Tifrunner chromosome 17, arahy.Tifrunner.gnm2.J5K5, whole genome shotgun sequence, a single window of DNA contains:
- the LOC112764964 gene encoding putative F-box/FBD/LRR-repeat protein At4g13965 isoform X2 gives MPAMKFDAIEPNLKRARNTNGSVSEREGDEDRLSDLPDCVLIHLLEFLTTKDAVMTTLLSTRWKDLWKRVPSLRLRRTDPEFRHMTLFKKFVNKVLSFRDGSVPLHSLDFCYDGLIPPKLLIRVVKYAESHRIEQLRLNIDSGGIELPPCLFSIQTITWLDLSVPNGEALGLLPKFLNMTALMSLRLRRFAFSAGDGEVVDPFSGCIKLKTLVIEHYVVKVPHILCISNVTLANLTIHSFPFHSKEAYEIVLSTPSLCSFAYRGVISQKISSKSNLPFLEEVNIDVPKSVLSSRLHSPFILISWLQLLANILSKIPDLVNTESPCLDNLKSLIVKVQKFRRPEKLHKAELQLSSPRIDGAVDFLIRNSLFPEVTIVDY, from the exons ATGCCAGCGATGAAatttgatgctattgaacccaattTGAAGAGAGCAAGAAATACTAATGGTAGTGTTAGTGAGAGGGAAGGGGATGAAGATAGGCTCAGTGACTTACCGGATTGTGTTCTGATTCACTTGTTGGAATTCCTAACAACCAAAGATGCTGTTATGACTACTCTCTTGTCCACAAGATGGAAGGATCTATGGAAACGAGTTCCTTCTCTTAGATTACGTAGAACAGACCCTGAATTTCGACATATGACATTGTTCAAGAAATTTGTTAATAAGGTTCTATCTTTTCGTGATGGCTCTGTTCCACTCCACAGCCTAGATTTCTGTTATGATGGTCTTATCCCGCCTAAGCTTCTGATAAGGGTTGTGAAATATGCTGAATCACATAGGATTGAGCAATTGAGACTCAATATTGATTCTGGTGGTATAGAGTTGCCACCTTGCTTGTTTTCGATTCAAACTATAACGTGGCTTGATCTTTCAGTTCCTAATGGAGAGGCCCTCGGATTGCTTCCAAAGTTTCTAAATATGACAGCTTTAATGAGTTTGCGTCTTAGGAGATTTGCCTTTAGTGCTGGTGACGGGGAAGTGGTGGATCCCTTTTCGGGTTGTATCAAGTTGAAGACTTTGGTCATTGAGCATTATGTTGTAAAGGTTCCACATATCCTCTGCATTTCAAATGTTACACTTGCCAATTTGACCattcattctttcccttttcatAGCAAAGAAGCTTATGAAATTGTGCTATCAACTCCAAGTCTTTGTTCTTTTGCTTATCGGGGTGTTATCTCTCAGAAAATCTCTTCAAAAAGCAATCTTCCTTTTCTTGAAGAAGTAAATATCGATGTTCCCAAATCGGTATTATCGAGTCGCTTGCACTCACCTTTCATCCTAATTAGCTGGCTGCAATTGCTTGCTAAT ATTCTCTCCAAAATCCCAGATTTGGTGAACACTGAAAGCCCATGCTTGGATAACTTGAAATCATTGATAGTGAAAGTGCAGAAGTTTCGCAGGCCGGAAAAGCTACATAAAGCAGAACTGCAACTGTCATCTCCACGAATTGATGGAGCAGTGGATTTCTTAATTCGAAACTCCCTCTTTCCAGAGGTTACTATAGTAGATTACTGA
- the LOC112764964 gene encoding F-box/LRR-repeat protein At3g26922 isoform X1, with translation MPAMKFDAIEPNLKRARNTNGSVSEREGDEDRLSDLPDCVLIHLLEFLTTKDAVMTTLLSTRWKDLWKRVPSLRLRRTDPEFRHMTLFKKFVNKVLSFRDGSVPLHSLDFCYDGLIPPKLLIRVVKYAESHRIEQLRLNIDSGGIELPPCLFSIQTITWLDLSVPNGEALGLLPKFLNMTALMSLRLRRFAFSAGDGEVVDPFSGCIKLKTLVIEHYVVKVPHILCISNVTLANLTIHSFPFHSKEAYEIVLSTPSLCSFAYRGVISQKISSKSNLPFLEEVNIDVPKSVLSSRLHSPFILISWLQLLANVRSLTVSSCTLEILSKIPDLVNTESPCLDNLKSLIVKVQKFRRPEKLHKAELQLSSPRIDGAVDFLIRNSLFPEVTIVDY, from the exons ATGCCAGCGATGAAatttgatgctattgaacccaattTGAAGAGAGCAAGAAATACTAATGGTAGTGTTAGTGAGAGGGAAGGGGATGAAGATAGGCTCAGTGACTTACCGGATTGTGTTCTGATTCACTTGTTGGAATTCCTAACAACCAAAGATGCTGTTATGACTACTCTCTTGTCCACAAGATGGAAGGATCTATGGAAACGAGTTCCTTCTCTTAGATTACGTAGAACAGACCCTGAATTTCGACATATGACATTGTTCAAGAAATTTGTTAATAAGGTTCTATCTTTTCGTGATGGCTCTGTTCCACTCCACAGCCTAGATTTCTGTTATGATGGTCTTATCCCGCCTAAGCTTCTGATAAGGGTTGTGAAATATGCTGAATCACATAGGATTGAGCAATTGAGACTCAATATTGATTCTGGTGGTATAGAGTTGCCACCTTGCTTGTTTTCGATTCAAACTATAACGTGGCTTGATCTTTCAGTTCCTAATGGAGAGGCCCTCGGATTGCTTCCAAAGTTTCTAAATATGACAGCTTTAATGAGTTTGCGTCTTAGGAGATTTGCCTTTAGTGCTGGTGACGGGGAAGTGGTGGATCCCTTTTCGGGTTGTATCAAGTTGAAGACTTTGGTCATTGAGCATTATGTTGTAAAGGTTCCACATATCCTCTGCATTTCAAATGTTACACTTGCCAATTTGACCattcattctttcccttttcatAGCAAAGAAGCTTATGAAATTGTGCTATCAACTCCAAGTCTTTGTTCTTTTGCTTATCGGGGTGTTATCTCTCAGAAAATCTCTTCAAAAAGCAATCTTCCTTTTCTTGAAGAAGTAAATATCGATGTTCCCAAATCGGTATTATCGAGTCGCTTGCACTCACCTTTCATCCTAATTAGCTGGCTGCAATTGCTTGCTAATGTAAGATCATTGACTGTCAGTTCATGTACTCTTGAG ATTCTCTCCAAAATCCCAGATTTGGTGAACACTGAAAGCCCATGCTTGGATAACTTGAAATCATTGATAGTGAAAGTGCAGAAGTTTCGCAGGCCGGAAAAGCTACATAAAGCAGAACTGCAACTGTCATCTCCACGAATTGATGGAGCAGTGGATTTCTTAATTCGAAACTCCCTCTTTCCAGAGGTTACTATAGTAGATTACTGA